A genomic region of Pongo pygmaeus isolate AG05252 chromosome 7, NHGRI_mPonPyg2-v2.0_pri, whole genome shotgun sequence contains the following coding sequences:
- the PINX1 gene encoding PIN2/TERF1-interacting telomerase inhibitor 1 isoform X2 has protein sequence MSMLAERRRKQKWAVDPQNTAWSNDDSKFGQRMLEKMGWSKGKGLGAQEQGATDHIKVQVKNNHLGLGATISNEDNWIAHQDDFNQLLAELNTCHGQETADSSDKKEKKSFSLEEKSKISKNRVHYMKFTKGRCQSFHSR, from the exons ATGTCTATGCTGGCTGAGC GTCGGCGGAAGCAGAAGTGGGCTGTGGATCCTCAGAACACTGCCTGGAGTAATGACGATTCCAAGTTTGGCCAGCGGATGCTAGAGAAGATGGGGTGGTCTAAAGGAAAG GGTTTAGGGGCTCAGGAGCAAGGAGCCACAGATCACATTAAAGTTCAAGTGAAAAATAACCACCTGGGACTCGGAGCTACCATCAGTAATGAA GACAACTGGATTGCCCATCAGGATGATTTTAACCAGCTTCTGGCCGAACTGAACACTTGCCATGGGCAGGAAACCGCAG attcctcagacaagaaagaaaagaaatcttttaGCCTTGAGGAAAAGTCCAAAATCTCCAAAAACCGTGTTCACTATATGAAATTCACAAAAG